The following DNA comes from Porphyromonadaceae bacterium W3.11.
TTCTAGAACATATTCCCCAGTATTAGGATCAAATGTTGAGACGGCACTATAGAGTTGATGAAAGAGTCCAGCACGTCGCCCATACAAAGACTCTTTTAGCCCGAAATGCCCCTTTCCTTTCATTTCCATCAGTATGGACATCGTCTCTTGCGAGTCTAATAAGTCGAAATTACTATAGGATGGTTTCTGACGAATACTATACTCTGAGCTATAGTTGATCCGAATAGGAGTATTTCGTTTACCCGATCTTGTGGTGATAACGATCACCCCGTTCAAGGCTCTTGCTCCATATATAGATGTAGCAGAAGCATCTTTGAGAACCTGTATATCCTCAATATCTGAAGGATTGATCCCCGCCACGGCAGAGCTAATAAGTGTCACAGCATCTCCCGATGCGAGTTGATCTAAAGTTAGCGAAACTAGATCCTCATACACGGCACCATCTATAACCCATAGAGGTTGTACATTTCCAATGATTGAAGCACCTCCTCTGATATTTATTCGCGGAGCACTCCCAAAACTACCTGATATATTTTGGATTGAAAGGCCAGGGACTCGTCCCTCTAGCATTCGAGAGACATCCGTCACCCCCTCCAACTTTATATCATCCAGTTTGACGGAAGTCGCCGCTCCAGTATATACCCTACTACTTACTTTCTGGTATCCCGTAACGATGACTTGATCGAGTAACTGAGCATCCTCCTTTAGAGTAATCAGAAGTTTATTTTTAGTCACCGGGACCGTTTGGGTCTTCATTCCGATAAAACTAAATCGAAGGTGTTGTCCCTTTTTCGCACTAATACGAAATTCTCCATGGATACCTGATGCAGTACCCTGACCTGATTCGACAACCAAAATGGTCACATTGGGCAATGGTAGTCCTTGTTCATCATTCACGATACCCATTATCTCCTCTGTCTGTGCACAAAGAGGCAAAGAGATCAAGAGTGTAAGGACTGCAATAGAAAAAATATTGGATAAGAATCTATTCATTTTGATTATCATATTATAGATCAGCACTGATACCTACATAAATCCCCATAGGGTGTCCAGGACGCAATCCAGCTGGATGTCGTGAGGATAGGTAAGTTTTATTAAAAATATTAATGGCATTTAGGGTCAAGTCTATCTTCTTATAGACAGGAACTCGTGCAGAGAGATCCCATATCACATGAGAGGGGATTAACTCACGCTGTGCGATAGGTCCTTGACCCGGGCGTGTCCTCATATCATCATTGAATCTACAGCTGATGTTGAACTCTCCCCATCGGTGCTCTAAGCCTAGGCGTGCATTAAACGCATGCTTATAGATATAGGGTATCTCGTCACCAACATCCACTTTACCCCACGAATTACTATCAAAGGCATTTAACATCTTAGTATCTGTATAGGTGTACGATACCTGTATAGGCATATGTACACTCCACCGCTCGGGAAACAATTGATATTGGACGATGAACTCTGCTCCTTGGACCAGAGCCTTACCAATATTAAATTGGTCCAATGTTCCTAATCCACCTGAAGCGGCAAGGTCACTTCCTACCATATTGCTATAATTATTGCGGAAGCCAATCAACTCTACATGTAGGTCTTGGTAGGTATATCTTGCACCCAACTCCATATTCACACTGCTTTCAGGCTTTTGTTGTTCAAAACCACCATCAGGTATGAGACTAGGATGAATCACTCGTCTGGGAATATTACGAACTCCTGGAGGGGCAAAGCCCTTATGAATACCGAAAAATAGGGATCCCCCATTTATCACTTTATAATTGAGACCAAAACTGGGGATGAGTACTCTTGCACTATTATCTGCTTCTAAGCGATTCATTCCAGTACGTCGAGGATCCTTCTTTCCCATATTATTAAGATGAAGATGTATATCCTCGTATCGTAATCCAGCGGTCACTGTTAGGGCATTAGACGAAAGCTTGGCTAGGATATAACTAGAAAACGCTTTGGCAGAAGTGATCCGATTGGACTGTGATCCATGGATACCAGGATAATAAAGATACATCTCGCCATCCTTTATACCGTACGCATCATCCCATTGATATCGATCTTCCATATCAGTATGGTACCGTAAGCCCCCTTCGATGGTCAAGTATTTTTCTCCTAGCCGAGTCTTATACTCTCCTTTGGCTTGAATGCCTGATGAGTTATATCCTCTATTATTAGCCCTTACGTTTAGAGCCTCTCCATCGTAATCTTTCCGTCCTCGAAGAATATCAAAATAATCGGCACTTAGTTCGGGCTCTGATAATATTGCTTCGATAGAACGAACCTCTCCTGAAGTATGTCCCGCACGAACAGAGGCCAGCTTATACCAATTTCGATGGAAGTGATTGTAATAGGCTTTAGCAACAATATTAACGTCATTACCGTGTTTGAAGACATAAGTCAGAGCGTACTGCTCATGAGACGACTTCATGTTATCAACTTGGGAACCCAGGTAGCGACTAAAGGGATTGATCTGAAAATCTGATTCACTCAATCCTACGTAAGTTTCATGCGACTTTTCATCAGCGTATCCAAACTTAAATTCCAAGGAGTGCTGGTTGTCAGCATCTCTATCTGTTTGGACGCGAAACTTAGCAATTATATCATTTCGGTATAGCCCTACATCTCGCTTTTTCTCATACTGCTTAAAGCCATCTGACTGTAGCCGAAGATACTCTACAAAGTAACCGTAATACTTGTGGCTATTACCATAAAATGTGTGTGCCTTGAGGTACCATAACTACCATATGATAATGAGAGATGACCTGCTCTACTATCTGGAATAGGATTAGATACCATATTAATGGCTCCTCCTGTAGTGAATGGGCCGTATTGAACCTGACTACTACCTTTCAAGACCTCTACGGCATTCATTCTAGCCGCGTTGGGAAAATAATAAGCCGCTGGGGCTGAGTATGGTGCAGGAGCAGCCAATATACCATCTTCCATAATGGTAATACGCTCGCTTCGCTCCGCTTTGGTACCTCGAAGACTGATATTTGGACGCAAACCAAACCCATCCTCTTCATAGACATTCACGCCAGGAACTGACTTTAACATACGATTGATATCAGTATAGCCCAGTTTTTTAATCTCTTGTGGCGAGATGTAGTATGCGGAACCTGTCCTATTTCTAGCTTCAAACTTGCTTCCTAATATCTGTCTCGGGCGGACATAAATTTCATTCAATTGGTACTCAAACTTTACACTAGTTGAGTCATTGGGTAATTCTGTCTTAGTAGAGACCTCCTCCTGTGCGAATAAAGACAGAGGTAGCATTGAAGAAAGAAATAAAAGAATTCGTAATGACTTATGCATAAACTTGCTTAGTAATTAAAATAAATAAACACCTCTCCAACATATTGAGTGTGCATTATTAGTGGAACTCATGAATATATGAGCTCGACACAAAGGGCTACAAAGATAGATGAATATGATTTACACGACCATAACTATTTTTAGGTATTTTAGCTCACCGATCGCACCAGTTTGAAAATATGTAAAATAGAGTTGTTTTATACAAGTCACTAGGTCATTTCACATCTAACATAGAAATGGGTTTATATATAAAATTCAAACTTTCAGGTGAACGCATTTCATTTAATACCTAAAAGTGGTCTGTAGAATAACTATCCAACTTGATGATCTTTGTTTGAATAAAAGGGATTTCTCCAAAAGAGAGCATGACACAAAACCTCCTTTAGACAAAGTATAATCATAGTGTTCAAGAAAAGAAACAGGGAATAAATAACGGCATTAACTTTGGTAAGTTTCTGGGCATAGGCATCGGGTATGAGTCCACCAATCACACTACATTTTTTCGCGAACGGTGTCATTGACGAAATATAATCTTTGGGATAATGATCTCGATATGCTCAATAAGCAATTAACAGGGCATGGGATTATGGATATTCGCCTAGCCTCTCTCCCAGAAGCAAGTATCGTTGATTGTTCCCTCCTCTCAAATAGCTATATAAAGATTAATGTATCAGGAGAGAGATAAATAAATTGTGCGACAGTCCAACTTATGTAGAAAATACTGAAAGAACAGTGTGGACCGTCATCAATAACAACGTTGCCAATTAAGAAGGCACACCCAAATACACGTCTGAATCTATATCAATCTAATTCATGTGATTCGTGCCGTAATTTGTGGTATGACTTAGATGTACCATTGTGTAACTTAGTTATGTTACACACTACATAATTTGCTTAAAATGATGAAGAGGATATAATCAGTTATATTATTCTAACGTGAGTTCGATTTAAGCAAGTGTAGAAAGAGACTTTCAATCAACATATACAAGCTTTAAGCAAGGCTTATTGGGTATCATGTTGTACGCAATTAACTCTGAATACTAAACTTGTATTTTCTTATCAATTTTATATAAAGCAAAAAGCAACTTGTGAATTACTCTGAAGTATTATTCAAATTAATTCATAATCCTATGCTTGGAGTTCATTCCACCAGTCTATATAAAGAGGGAGACACCACCTTATTCAGTTCATTCTTCTTCAAGAAAGTTCTTTATCACAGTACTATAATACTTATCCTTTGATGAAATGGGGGAGTCAAAAATACCTTTATCCCAAAGGGTCTTGAGTCGCCCTCTAATAAGTTCGATATCCGCAGGGTCTTTGATTTTTCGTAGTTTTCTAGCGATATGTACGATTATAACGGGCCACATACAGTTTTTATACCACTGGCTCTTCTGATAATCATTCGCTTTCGCTTGGTAGAGATCATAGCTATGCTCCAACCCCCTCATCCAATTCATCACTTTATTGGTTCGTTTACTACCTAGATTGATGGACTTGAAATTAGGGAAATAGTAGTAAAAGGGCAATCGAGTAATAGTAGCCCGTGGATTCTTTAGAATCACTTCACTCCACCAAGGGAAATCTTCATACGTTACCCCCTTAAGAAACTTCACATCCTCCACCAATTCTTTTTTGAGAAGATGTCTCCAGACATAAAAGTGTGTGATCGGATTCTTAATATTAGACCTTGATTCCTCCGTCACATGTGCAAAGATATCGTCTGTGACCACCGATTTAATTTTATCAATCTGATAGTGTTTCTTAATGCCTCTAGGAAGTGCATTATCAATATCCATCCCCAGGCGATATCTAATGATAAGCTCTGAACGAAACATCTTATCCTTATACCAACTCACTACATCCGATCCATCTCTGACAGCTAAGGCATAAGCAATCTCCATCGTCTGCGGATGGATCAAATCATCAGAGTCTAAGTACATGATGTAATCTCCCTGACAATGCTTCATCCCTTCATTTCTAGCATCTGACAGACCGCCATTCTCTTTATTGACGATTTTGATACGATCATCCTTTTGGGCATACTCCTCTAGGATTGCGGCACTATTATCGGGGCTACCATCATTGACACAAATGGCTTCCCAATCAGTGAAAGTCTGAGCTAAAACGCTATTTAGACAGCGTCGAAGATAATTCTCTACGTTATATATCGGAATAATTACTGAGATCGTGGGCATAGAACTTCTTTTCTTTGTCAAAAACATTTCTCTACAACGGATTATAACTCAAATGATGACTTCTGGGGTAAGATACTATGGAAGGACTCTTTTATACGCCCCAACGTCTTATCGTAATCCTTGACATGTACATTATCATTAATGCAGATCAGTCTATAAGATTGATCTCTGATGGCCTTGATGGCTTTCTCTGACTTAAGCACCAGCGGGAACATTTTCGTATCCTGATAGGTATTGTAGGGGGTGAAATTAGAGGTACAGATCTGCCAAGTCCTAAATAACTCTGGCGTATAATCATCATCACTCCGGAAACGATGGGAGGACATATCGATCAACTCCTTTTCGCAATGTGCCCATACCTCCTCAAAGGTACTCTTAAGGAATGGCTGTGCATTATGTGGTGTGCGTAGAGTGATAAACTTATTGTAATGCTTGAGTAGATGATTCAGTCTTTTCCTCTTACCATAGAACGGAGCAAACCACTTATCATGATCTCGCTTCATCACTTCTTTTTTATCAAAGAAACGATTAATCAATCTGATGTTATTCTTCAACATCCTTTCATATTGTGATAGGCCAGTATTCGTGCGAAAGGCAGCAATATCACAAGGCAAACCATTTTGAAAAAAACGATCCTCAGTCACATCATTGATGACAAAGAAGTCGTCATTAAAATAGACAAAGTGCTCCGATAATCCTGGGATGCGATGCATATATATCTCGATGAGATTGGAGTTAAAGACAGGTAAATACTCCTCTGGAATAAAATCCTTATGGTCCACCATATTCAACTTAGGATTATCTACATTCAGCCATTCAGGTTTCTGTCCACAAGTCACAAAATGAATTTTATTAACCCAAGGAGCAAATGTCTCTATCCCCCTAAACCAGTACTTCAATAGACCATAATCTCTAAAACGAGCCTCTGAGACCTCATTTTTTGAATTGTCTATTTTCCCTGAATATTGGGCAAATTCTTTCTTCCACCTTGGGTCATCCATATCGACCCAAGTCACGACAAAATCTATTTTCATTTATACCTACACACTTGTACCCATCGTAATCCTATCGCCTTAGTATACAATCATGATATGATTAATCATGAAAAGTCTATCTAATGATAGTACACTATGCGAAAATTCTTTATGGATATGATTCACTTCCCATTCGTATTCTTCACTCAGGATAACCTCCCATTAACAAAGATAAGATAAAAGTTGGGATTGGCTAAATTTTGCATTACATCTTATTAGCATCCACAGCAAAAATATATTTACAAACTCATAATAACGAGGAAAAAGCCTTTATATAATGGTCCTCATACTAATACCATAAGCCTTTTATGATCTCAGGCTCTTTTAATCAAGGGGTAAAATAAAAAGAGGTCGCCGTAAATTACTTTACCGCGACCTCACTAAGTCTCCAAACATATCTTTGCTTGATAGCTGTGACCTCGGAGGGGCTCGAACCCTCGACCCATTGATTAAGAGTCAATTGCTCTACCAACTGAGCTACGAAGTCATACAACAGGGTTTATCACCCGTTTGCGATTGCAAAGGTACAAAAAAATATTTACTGACCAAACTTTTAGGATAAGTTTTTCCATCTTTTTCATCACTCCGAATAGCCCCTAAGCCGTACGCACCAATGACTCTACCTCACACAACTTATTGTCTTTTTCTCTATGACTAAACGAATGAATGTCATAAACTGTGAATCAAGCCATGATCATCATTATTTCTTGTTTTGTCGGTAGTTAACGATGTCTTCTATAGAAAGCACAGGCATATCATGCTTGGCACCAAAGTCAGTTATTTCAGGCATTCGAGCCATAGTTCCATCTACATTTGTCAATTCACACAATACCGCAGAATCCCCTAACCCTGCTATAGAGACAATGTCTATACTACCTTCTGTATGGCCTCTCCTCTCTAAGACCCCTCCTTCCTTAGCTTGCAATGGAAATACATGTCCAGGATGAACTAAATCGTCAGGTCTTGCTCCCTCTCTAGCAGCTGTAATGATAGTTTGATGTCGGTCCTTAGCAGAAACACCCGTTGTGACACCTTCTTTGGCTTCTATAGATATGGTAAAAGCGGTGTGATTAACACAGGTATTATTGGGGACCATTTGAGTGAGATTTAGAGCTTTGCACTTTTCAGGCTTTAAGCAAAGACAAATAATACCGCTACATTCTCTAATCATTAGAGCAATGTTTTGAGGAGTAAGATTAGAGGTCGGAAAGATAATGTCGCCCTCATTTTCTCGATTTTCATCATCTACAAGAAGAATGCCTCTTCCTTCTCGGAGTGCTTGAGTGGCCGTTTTAATACGAGCCTCGACGTCTGTCAAAATTGAATTACTTTGTCTCATTTCTTTTAATGCTAAATAATATTAATATAAAGCAAGAGGAGAAATGATATACAAAAGAGGATATACCTTCTACTGAAATAAGACTTTCAGGAAGCATACATCTCAGATTCGAATACCATCCGGACTATAACCGTCGGTTATGGAATTTCACCATATCAATCCTATACTTAGGAGTTGTGGACTTTACCACCGATAAGGAATTTCACCTATCCTCTTTGAATCGCCGCAAATTTATGGCTTTTTATTGAATAGTCCAAATATAATATCCTGAAATATCGGTCGTAAAAACTTTACTAATGACTAAGTATCTGTTGTGAAGAAGCAGAAGCTATAAACTACGTCGACAATGAGACTCCGATCACATGTGATAAAGCATTACCTAAAGGAGTAGCAAAATCACAGCAAATACATCCTTAATAATTGACTAAGATTGTACCCTCTTCCAGGAATAGCACATCAATAAAGTAAAGAACATTAGTGATGAATTAATCTCTGTGCTTTTTATTCAGGAATAGAATATCATACAACCCTAATTATAACATCATTTTGTGAAAAGGCAGAAAGGTATTCTCGAGGCAAAATTAGTATCTTTGACAATGATTATGCGTTTTCTCTCCTGTGTTGGATGTGACAGCTGTACAAAATTTATTTATAGTATCCTCTCGTTTAGAACGCCTAATAAATAAGCAATCAGATACTGAATTTGAGTCCACTCTACGCATCTTTAATCCCAAGACATTGGTGTGGATCATATTCTAACGGGGGAAGCCATTCGACTGACAGCAAGAAAGGTCGGGAAGGACATCATCCCGACAGAAAATAGCACGGAAGAGATGAGGTAGGTATTCTCCATTATTCCAACTTCAGCATTCCAATGGCGAAAAGAACGATTGAACGTACAAGGAGAAAGACGAATAAGAGCAAGAGTAAAAACAAACAGAAAACAGACGACAATAATAATGAAACAGAAAGTTCTACTCGTTTTACTAAACGAATATACAGATTGGGAAGGAGCATTCCTTTCTACTGCTCTTCATGTGGGAGTAATACCGGGAAGTGAGATAAAATATGAAGTATGCACCGTTGCACCTACATTGGATGCTGTGCGTTCCATCGGCGGTTTTAGAACGTTGCCCGATTATTCTTTCGATAACATGCCCAGAGATTATGTAGGCTTGGTGCTTATCGGCGGGAACAATTGGAGTTCCCCGGAAGCAGAGCTTGTCGTACCTTTGGTACAAGAGGCTTTGGATAATGGCAAAGTCATCGGAGCAATATGCAATGGTGCGTCCTTTATGTGTGCTCACGGCTTCCTAAACAATGTCAAGCATACGGGTAACGGACTTGATCAACTCAAACAATGGGGCGGCAGCACTTATACGAATGCGGCAGGTTATGTAGAGGTACAGGCTGTAAGTGACGGCAACATAGTTACAGCAAATGGTGTGGGACATTTAGAGTTTACTCGTGAGATGCTTTTACTACTGAATGCTAATACACCCGAGAAGATAGCTGGCTGGTATGACTTCTACAAGAATGGGTTTGTAAAACAAAACTAATATATGGCACGAGCAACGACAAAAGCGGATTTGATAACATCTGCAAACGGACAATTTGATAAAATGTGGAAACTCATCGAAACGATGAGCGATGAACAACAAATCGCATCATTTGCAGAAGAAATGGCAATGGCAGGCAAAGAGTCCCATTGGAGCAGAGACAAAAACCTGCGTGATGTTCTGGTACATCTGTACGAATGGCATCAACTACTGATAAATTGGATCAATGCCAATCGTAGAGGAGAACATAAGGCTTTTCTTCCAGAACCTTACAATTGGAAAACTTACCCAATGATGAATGTTGAGTTGTGGCAGAAGCATCAAAATACACCCTTAGCAGAAGCCAAAGAGCGTTTGAATGCAAGTCACAGAGAAGTCATAAGTCTAATAGAGAGCTTCACCAACAAAGAACTATTTACCAAGAAACTATTTGACTGGACGGGAGCTTCTTCGCTCGGTGCCTATTGCGTTTCTACAACAGCAAGTCATTATGACTGGGCTATAAAGAAAATCAAGGTGCATATCAAAACAAGTAAATAATCTATTATGCCGTAAATCACCGAGTAGAAAAATTTGTTTTTGGAATATCTCATATAAAAAGATATGACTGTACAAATTCCGACACAAGCTACCGTAGAATATAGGCTCCCAGTAATAAGCATATAACACTTATTACTGGGAGCAAGCACATTAGAGGATTCTGCGTAACTTCATATCCCTTTCTTATCCAATACTTGATAGGGGTGCTGCTGTGCCTCAAACTGCATTTTGACATTAATGACAAAAGAGAGATAATCGCCTACCAAAGCACTCCTGAAAATAGAGATGACTAGCGGTCCTAAATTAAAGGAAAACGTCCTAGTCCAACTAATATCTGAACTACTGTCGTACTACCTGATGCCTCTAAAAAACGTTCCTTAAAACCTTGAAGTCATAGATAAAAATGTGCCTGCTGCACTTACCTAGAGTGCACTCGCACTATTTTAGGATGATATCTCTGCAATGAAAAATCAAATACATTATTGTTTTTCACTTCATGCCAAACTTCTTAAGTTCAAGCCTACAAATGCCCAATATTCCACTACTCTTTGTCAGATAATTATAGACGCTAGCTAGATGCCAAAAATTGTACCAGTACCTTCTAAAGATTGGATAGGTATCATCACGAGGGGGGATAGTGGGTACTGAAGGATATGATGGAGGAGAAAAAGACATAAAAAAGGTTGCTCAAAGTAGTATTAAACCACTCTGAGCAACCTTCTTTTGCTGTCTCGCAGGGATTCGAACCCCGAATTAAAGAGCCAGAATCTTTCGTGTTACCATTACACCACGAGACAAAGTTTATTGTACCTTTTTCTAAGGTTGTGCAAAGGTACAATAAACTTAGCAATCCATCAAGATTTCAATTAAGATTTTGCGTTCTATTCTTATGGCCTGTTATTGAAATTAAAGTCCGTTCCATCATAGTCCAGCACTATCTTTCCAAGTCTAGAAATCTTATCCTCAATAATCGCGACCGCTAACTTATCCAAGACTCTCCTCTGTATAACACGTTTCACAGGACGAGCCCCAAACTGTACATCAAATCCCTCCTCGGCAATCTGAGAGACAGCTTGGTCAGTATAGGTCAGTTCGATACCATTTTCAGCTAGTCTCTTGACGACTCTATTCAATTGAATCCTTACCACCTCACTAATCTGATCTCTATCAAGAGGAGTGAAGACTATCGTCTCATCGATACGATTCAGAAACTCTGGGCGTATCCTCTGTTTGAGGAGTCCAAGCACTTCAAGCTCAGTCCTAGCTGTAACCTCTGCAATAGTTTCCTTAGTAACACCTTCCATATTCCGCTGGATGATATCAGATCCCATGTTAGAGGTCATGATAATGATGGTATTTTTGAAGTTCACAGTCCTACCCTTATTGTCTGTCAGTCGACCATCGTCTAGCACCTGCAAGAGGACATTGAATACATCAGGGTGTGCCTTCTCTATCTCATCAAAAAGTACCACGGAATAAGGTTTGCGTCGGATCGCTTCGGTCAGCTGACCTCCTTCTTCATAGCCTATATATCCTGGAGGTGCTCCAATCAATCGAGACGCAGTATGCTTTTCCTGATACTCACTCATATCGATACGAGTCATCATATCCTCATCATCGAAGAGGAACTCGGCCAAAGCCCTAGCCACCTCAGTTTTACCAACTCCAGTAGTCCCTAAGAATAAGAAGGAGCCTATCGGCTTCTGACTATCCTGTAGCCCTGCTCTGCTACGACGAACGGCATTAGCAATAGCGGTAATGGCTTCATCCTGACCCACTACTCTATCGTGCATCTTATCCTCTAGGGTCATGAGTTTTTCACGCTCTGAGGCCAACATTCTAGACACTGGTATATTGGTCCACTTAGAGATGACCTCTGCGATATCTTCTTCATCTACAACCTCCTTAATCAGAGCATTATCGCCCTGAATTTCATGAAGTTTCTTTTCAGCTTCAGCGATTCCATTTTGGAGTTCTTGCAGTTTACCATACCGTATTTCGGCGACTCGTCCGTAATTTCCCTCTTGTTCAGCATGCTCTGCCTCTAGCTTCAGTTGCTCTATCTCGGCCTTATTCTTCTGAATCTTCTCCATCTCAGCCTTTTCACGCTCCCACTTACCGGTCAGCTCATTCAGCTTATCTTGGAGTTCGGCTATCTCATGATCTAACAGGGCACTCTTCTCTGTATCGCCATCACGCTTAATCGCCTCACGCTCAATCTCTAGCTGCCTCATCTTTCGCTGAATCTCATCCAGTTCTTCAGGTAGAGAATCCACCTGCATCCTTAGTCGTGCAGCGGCTTCGTCCATGAGGTCAATCGCCTTATCGGGTAAAAATCTGTCGGTAATATATCGACTAGATAGTTTTACAGCAGCAATGATGGCATCGTCCAAGATACGTACCTTATGGTGGGTCTCGTAACGTTCTTTCAAACCACGAAGGATACTGATAGAGCTCAATTCGTCTGGCTCATCGACCATCACGATTTGGAAACGACGCTCTAATGCTTTATCTTTCTCAAAATACTTTCTATACTCATCTAACGTAGTCGCTCCAATAGCTCTCAACTCTCCTCGTGAAAGAGCTGGCTTAAGTATATTGGCAGCATCCATAGCACCTTCGCCACCACCGGCCCCAACTAAGGTGTGGATCTCATCAATGAACAGAATGACTTCGCCATCAGACTTCTTGACTTCATTCACGACACTCTTCAGGCGTTCCTCAAACTCTCCCTTATATTTCGCACCAGCGACCAATGCACCCATATCGAGTGAATAGATCTGCTTGCTCTTAAGATTTTCAGGGACATCCCCACGTACGATACGACGGGCAAGACCTTCTGCAATAGCGGTCTTACCGACCCCTGGCTCACCTATCAAGATAGGGTTATTTTTAGTTCTCCTACTCAAAATCTGCAGTACCCTACGGATCTCATCATCACGTCCGATGACGGGATCAAGCTTACCCTCCTTGGCACTCTTGCATAAGTTAATCGCATAAGTCCCAAGAGCATTGTAAGTGCTATCAGCACTAGGGCTATCTGCCTTTGCTCCGTTTCTTATTTCCATAATGGCTTCTTCTAATCCTTTATAAGTTATTCCTGCCGCGGATAAAATCTTAGCGGCTTCATTTTTACTCTTTACTAGTGATAATAGCAGATGCTCTACCGCAGTGTACGCATCGCCCATCTTTTCACATATCTGCTCAGCTTCACTAAGCATACTTGACGTCTCTCTACTTAGATACGGCTCCCCACCCTCTACGCGAGGTAATTTAT
Coding sequences within:
- a CDS encoding Stealth CR1 domain-containing protein, whose product is MKIDFVVTWVDMDDPRWKKEFAQYSGKIDNSKNEVSEARFRDYGLLKYWFRGIETFAPWVNKIHFVTCGQKPEWLNVDNPKLNMVDHKDFIPEEYLPVFNSNLIEIYMHRIPGLSEHFVYFNDDFFVINDVTEDRFFQNGLPCDIAAFRTNTGLSQYERMLKNNIRLINRFFDKKEVMKRDHDKWFAPFYGKRKRLNHLLKHYNKFITLRTPHNAQPFLKSTFEEVWAHCEKELIDMSSHRFRSDDDYTPELFRTWQICTSNFTPYNTYQDTKMFPLVLKSEKAIKAIRDQSYRLICINDNVHVKDYDKTLGRIKESFHSILPQKSSFEL
- the ribB gene encoding 3,4-dihydroxy-2-butanone-4-phosphate synthase, whose amino-acid sequence is MRQSNSILTDVEARIKTATQALREGRGILLVDDENRENEGDIIFPTSNLTPQNIALMIRECSGIICLCLKPEKCKALNLTQMVPNNTCVNHTAFTISIEAKEGVTTGVSAKDRHQTIITAAREGARPDDLVHPGHVFPLQAKEGGVLERRGHTEGSIDIVSIAGLGDSAVLCELTNVDGTMARMPEITDFGAKHDMPVLSIEDIVNYRQNKK
- the clpB gene encoding ATP-dependent chaperone ClpB; protein product: MKWDKYTIKSQEVVQGAIQRAQSLGHQAIEPLHFLDALLADGNNVVQYAVSRVGADINDLRQRVDQALNKLPRVEGGEPYLSRETSSMLSEAEQICEKMGDAYTAVEHLLLSLVKSKNEAAKILSAAGITYKGLEEAIMEIRNGAKADSPSADSTYNALGTYAINLCKSAKEGKLDPVIGRDDEIRRVLQILSRRTKNNPILIGEPGVGKTAIAEGLARRIVRGDVPENLKSKQIYSLDMGALVAGAKYKGEFEERLKSVVNEVKKSDGEVILFIDEIHTLVGAGGGEGAMDAANILKPALSRGELRAIGATTLDEYRKYFEKDKALERRFQIVMVDEPDELSSISILRGLKERYETHHKVRILDDAIIAAVKLSSRYITDRFLPDKAIDLMDEAAARLRMQVDSLPEELDEIQRKMRQLEIEREAIKRDGDTEKSALLDHEIAELQDKLNELTGKWEREKAEMEKIQKNKAEIEQLKLEAEHAEQEGNYGRVAEIRYGKLQELQNGIAEAEKKLHEIQGDNALIKEVVDEEDIAEVISKWTNIPVSRMLASEREKLMTLEDKMHDRVVGQDEAITAIANAVRRSRAGLQDSQKPIGSFLFLGTTGVGKTEVARALAEFLFDDEDMMTRIDMSEYQEKHTASRLIGAPPGYIGYEEGGQLTEAIRRKPYSVVLFDEIEKAHPDVFNVLLQVLDDGRLTDNKGRTVNFKNTIIIMTSNMGSDIIQRNMEGVTKETIAEVTARTELEVLGLLKQRIRPEFLNRIDETIVFTPLDRDQISEVVRIQLNRVVKRLAENGIELTYTDQAVSQIAEEGFDVQFGARPVKRVIQRRVLDKLAVAIIEDKISRLGKIVLDYDGTDFNFNNRP
- a CDS encoding ClbS/DfsB family four-helix bundle protein, with translation MARATTKADLITSANGQFDKMWKLIETMSDEQQIASFAEEMAMAGKESHWSRDKNLRDVLVHLYEWHQLLINWINANRRGEHKAFLPEPYNWKTYPMMNVELWQKHQNTPLAEAKERLNASHREVISLIESFTNKELFTKKLFDWTGASSLGAYCVSTTASHYDWAIKKIKVHIKTSK
- a CDS encoding type 1 glutamine amidotransferase family protein, translated to MKQKVLLVLLNEYTDWEGAFLSTALHVGVIPGSEIKYEVCTVAPTLDAVRSIGGFRTLPDYSFDNMPRDYVGLVLIGGNNWSSPEAELVVPLVQEALDNGKVIGAICNGASFMCAHGFLNNVKHTGNGLDQLKQWGGSTYTNAAGYVEVQAVSDGNIVTANGVGHLEFTREMLLLLNANTPEKIAGWYDFYKNGFVKQN
- a CDS encoding glycosyltransferase, yielding MTKKRSSMPTISVIIPIYNVENYLRRCLNSVLAQTFTDWEAICVNDGSPDNSAAILEEYAQKDDRIKIVNKENGGLSDARNEGMKHCQGDYIMYLDSDDLIHPQTMEIAYALAVRDGSDVVSWYKDKMFRSELIIRYRLGMDIDNALPRGIKKHYQIDKIKSVVTDDIFAHVTEESRSNIKNPITHFYVWRHLLKKELVEDVKFLKGVTYEDFPWWSEVILKNPRATITRLPFYYYFPNFKSINLGSKRTNKVMNWMRGLEHSYDLYQAKANDYQKSQWYKNCMWPVIIVHIARKLRKIKDPADIELIRGRLKTLWDKGIFDSPISSKDKYYSTVIKNFLEEE